A window of Danaus plexippus chromosome 12, MEX_DaPlex, whole genome shotgun sequence contains these coding sequences:
- the LOC116772655 gene encoding thyroglobulin-like has protein sequence MSFFIISLFVYLTINGQAGASKCKIAQACITDLSQSDCDAGSVLVPNTWINGCCPSCTNPDDGGDEDDDDVNPTEVCRPPSNCLENGQYAPVQCKGDTFTGRCFCSDEKGNRIFGQMWRSEAQDMKCACSRRRHEIENSEKRISTLHCSPSGDYERLQCDNGICWCADPSTGQPTAPPLPQEDMKILPCHSAGLIGENYLRRCESIVNALAGIAKDQAEHGTNFLGNPTTFCDYDGSYGPYQIQNGIAYCTGRDGKILGSWQVVSSSMAGMNCNCARDTMIYLPEKGMTVSEVCLPNGNYRAYQNAGDVPYCVDSDGYPIERDQWPRECINNTPAPQ, from the exons atgagtttttttataatatcattgtttgtatatttaacaataaatggACAGGCGGGAGCCTCTAAATGTAAAATTGCTCAGGCGTGTATAACTGATTTGTCGCAGAGTGATTGTGATGCAGGTTCTGTTTTGGTTCCCAACACCTGGATAAACGGTTGCTGCCCCAGCTGCACAAACCCTGATGATGGAGGCGACGAGGACGACGACG ATGTTAATCCGACGGAAGTTTGCAGACCGCCATCTAATTGTCTAGAAAATGGCCAGTACGCACCAGTGCAATGCAAAGGTGATACATTTACCGGAAG ATGCTTCTGTTCCGACGAAAAGGGAAACAGAATATTTGGACAAATGTGGAGGAGTGAGGCGCAAGATATGAAATGtg CGTGCAGTCGCAGGAGACATGAGATAGAAAACAGCGAAAAACGTATCTCAACTTTACACTGCTCACCCTCCGGTGACTATGAGCGTCTACAATGCGATAACGGCATATGCTGGTGTGCTGATCCGTCCACAGGCCAGCCGACAGCACCCCCACTACCACAAGAAGATATGAAGATATTACCCTGCC ACAGCGCTGGTTTGATtggagaaaattatttgagaaGATGCGAAAGTATTGTAAACGCTCTTGCTGGTATTGCAAAGGATCAAGCTGAACACGGAACAAATTTCTTAGGAAATCCGACTACCTTCTGTGATTACGACGGAAGCTATGGACCATATCAGATACAAAATGGAAT TGCTTACTGCACGGGGCGAGACGGAAAAATCCTGGGATCTTGGCAGGTAGTCTCAAGCTCAATGGCTGGAATGAATTGCA ATTGCGCTCGCGATACAATGATTTACCTCCCAGAAAAAGGCATGACAGTGTCTGAAGTTTGTTTACCGAACGGCAACTATCGCGCTTATCAGAACGCTGGAGATGTTCCATACTGTGTCGACTCCGACGGTTACCCCATCGAAAGAGACCAGTGGCCGCGAGAATGCATCAATAATACTCCGGCGCcacaatag